From one Catenuloplanes nepalensis genomic stretch:
- a CDS encoding homogentisate 1,2-dioxygenase, which produces MAFYRSVGEVPPKRHTQHRRPDGGLYYEELMGEEGFSSDSSLLYHREIPTAIVDASPWEPPGLGTTANHPLLPRHLRLHELFKQLEDADVVTGRRLILGNGDLRISYAVANTPSPLYRNAIGDECVYVESGSATVETVFGALRATAGDYVILPRATTHRWIPEQGPLRAYVIEANSHIAPAKRYLSRYGQFLEHAPFCERDLHGPDAPLTADGTDVPVLVKHRGSTGVTGTRYVYPRHPFDVAGWDGCLYPYTFSVHDFEPITGRVHQPPPVHQVFEGAGFVICNFVPRKVDYHPLAIPVPYYHSNVDSDEVMFYCGGNYEARKGSGIGQGSISLHPGGHPHGPQPGAYERSIGVTEVDELAVMVDTFRPLELGEGGIACEDPSYPWSWAR; this is translated from the coding sequence ATGGCGTTCTATCGTTCCGTCGGCGAGGTTCCACCGAAACGGCACACACAGCACCGGCGCCCGGACGGCGGCCTCTACTACGAGGAGCTGATGGGCGAGGAGGGCTTCTCCTCCGACTCGTCGCTGCTCTACCACCGCGAGATTCCCACCGCGATCGTGGACGCGTCGCCGTGGGAGCCGCCCGGCCTCGGCACCACGGCCAACCATCCACTACTTCCCCGGCATCTGCGGCTGCACGAGCTGTTCAAGCAGCTGGAGGACGCCGACGTCGTCACCGGCCGGCGGCTGATCCTCGGCAACGGCGACCTGCGCATCTCCTACGCGGTGGCGAACACGCCGTCGCCGCTCTACCGCAACGCGATCGGCGACGAGTGCGTCTACGTCGAGTCCGGGTCGGCCACGGTCGAGACGGTGTTCGGCGCGCTGCGGGCGACGGCCGGCGACTACGTGATCCTGCCGCGCGCCACCACACACCGGTGGATCCCCGAGCAGGGCCCGCTGCGGGCCTACGTCATCGAGGCGAACAGCCACATCGCGCCGGCCAAGCGGTACCTCTCCCGCTACGGCCAGTTCCTGGAGCACGCGCCGTTCTGCGAGCGGGACCTGCACGGGCCGGACGCGCCGCTGACCGCCGACGGCACGGACGTCCCGGTGCTGGTCAAGCACCGCGGCAGCACCGGCGTGACCGGCACCCGCTACGTCTACCCCCGGCACCCGTTCGACGTGGCCGGCTGGGACGGCTGCCTCTATCCGTACACGTTCAGCGTCCATGATTTCGAACCGATCACCGGGCGCGTGCACCAGCCGCCGCCGGTGCACCAGGTCTTCGAGGGCGCCGGCTTCGTCATCTGCAACTTCGTGCCCCGCAAGGTCGACTACCACCCGCTGGCGATCCCGGTGCCGTACTACCACTCCAACGTGGACAGCGACGAGGTCATGTTCTACTGCGGCGGGAATTACGAGGCGCGCAAGGGCTCCGGCATCGGCCAGGGCTCGATCTCGCTGCACCCGGGCGGGCACCCGCACGGCCCGCAGCCCGGCGCCTACGAGCGCTCGATCGGCGTGACCGAGGTCGACGAGCTGGCCGTCATGGTCGACACGTTCCGGCCGCTGGAGCTGGGCGAGGGCGGCATCGCCTGCGAGGACCCGTCCTACCCGTGGAGCTGGGCCCGGTGA
- a CDS encoding DEAD/DEAH box helicase, whose product MDPRKILVALAGLAPARAELVLDVTRPGQPFAWLEEPERAPRGRAGERFAGLDALHREERVLRLGLAWVLGSLEVGGVRRRVRVPLVSQPVRVERGLRGRLLPAGDLEITPLLADRALAARFEEASGLGGPGWLTAPGTKAWISSLAWAADLPVRDVLEPPVQKAPAAHLVAYAVAALYVARDVASTGPRDTLLTWSNRTGLEHTALAAVYDGTDGGPDGGTNGGPDGETDRVLSPLPLNAAQRTVVARSRRERVVVVSGPPGNGKSHAVVAAALDTVDRGGSVLIATQSRHAAEVLGGLLDRYPGPVPVLFGDAERREEIATRLTAGLGEGVPPGRLAEDARRAADAAETVARTEWEIAAALSREALAERLEEWLPQLPALRTAVPAAFAPDFDLDKAGRLHDRATAEAHGWWRTWRRRRAAAALHKIFKTEDRVGTALEAAASVRAAAELAATGGTDLAARWDALARADDALAAATGTRMRHDATSAARWDAAARRSASALAAALRAGRARRREALAALDAKALVRALPLWVGTVTDAEDLLPAVPALFDLVILDEAAHIDQLRAAPVLARARAALVVGDPRQLRFVSFVGDADVAVTLAAHGLGGYADRLDLRRISAFDLAAGATAVTVLDEHYRSVPHLIEFSARRFYDDRIALVTRHPRTEGTDAVEVRRVTPESEVEAVVAEVRALSGETSVGVITPFRAHADALEAALLTAFGVDEIEAMGLRVGTVHAFQGAEADVVVASLGLSDADPASRHRFAADPNLFNVLITRARRRLIVLTAQERPAGLLGDFLRYAAEPPRPAHAPPDAAKGWAARLGRELAESGVPVRADYPAGRWSVDLCAGETGLICRVHPDGPAAHIERQRTLRRAGWRLLDAFPTRWDGNAARAALDLAAPAP is encoded by the coding sequence ATGGACCCGCGGAAGATCCTTGTGGCGCTCGCCGGGCTGGCGCCGGCCAGGGCTGAGCTGGTGCTGGACGTGACCCGGCCGGGGCAGCCGTTCGCCTGGCTGGAGGAGCCGGAGCGGGCGCCACGGGGGCGGGCCGGGGAGCGGTTCGCGGGGCTGGACGCGCTGCACCGGGAGGAGCGGGTGCTGCGGCTCGGGCTGGCCTGGGTGCTGGGCAGCCTGGAGGTCGGCGGGGTGCGGCGGCGGGTGCGGGTGCCGCTGGTGTCGCAGCCGGTGCGGGTCGAGCGAGGGCTGCGCGGGCGGCTGCTGCCGGCCGGGGATCTGGAGATCACGCCGCTGCTGGCGGACCGGGCGCTGGCGGCGCGGTTCGAGGAGGCGTCCGGGCTGGGCGGGCCGGGGTGGCTGACCGCGCCCGGCACCAAGGCGTGGATCTCGTCGCTGGCCTGGGCGGCCGACCTGCCGGTGCGGGACGTGCTGGAGCCGCCGGTGCAGAAGGCGCCCGCGGCGCACCTGGTGGCGTACGCGGTGGCCGCGCTCTACGTCGCCCGGGACGTGGCCTCGACCGGCCCCCGGGACACGCTGCTCACCTGGTCGAACCGGACCGGACTGGAGCACACCGCGCTCGCCGCCGTCTACGACGGAACGGACGGCGGACCAGACGGCGGAACGAACGGCGGGCCGGACGGCGAGACCGACCGCGTCCTCTCGCCACTTCCGCTGAACGCGGCGCAGCGGACCGTGGTCGCGCGCAGCCGCCGGGAGCGGGTGGTCGTCGTCTCCGGGCCGCCGGGCAACGGCAAGTCGCACGCGGTCGTCGCGGCCGCGCTGGACACCGTGGACCGGGGCGGCTCGGTCCTGATCGCCACGCAGTCCCGGCACGCGGCCGAGGTGCTGGGCGGCCTGCTGGACCGCTATCCCGGCCCGGTCCCGGTGCTGTTCGGCGACGCGGAGCGGCGCGAGGAGATCGCCACGAGGCTCACGGCCGGTCTCGGTGAGGGCGTTCCGCCCGGCCGTCTGGCCGAGGACGCGCGCCGGGCCGCCGACGCGGCCGAGACCGTGGCGCGCACCGAGTGGGAGATCGCCGCGGCGCTGTCCCGGGAGGCGCTGGCCGAGCGGCTGGAGGAGTGGCTGCCGCAGCTCCCGGCGCTGCGCACCGCCGTACCCGCGGCCTTCGCCCCTGATTTTGATCTTGATAAGGCCGGCCGGCTGCACGACCGGGCGACCGCGGAGGCGCACGGCTGGTGGCGGACCTGGCGGCGCCGCCGGGCCGCGGCGGCACTGCACAAGATCTTCAAGACCGAGGACCGCGTGGGTACGGCACTGGAGGCCGCCGCGAGCGTGCGCGCCGCGGCCGAGCTGGCCGCGACCGGCGGCACCGACCTGGCCGCGCGGTGGGACGCGCTGGCCCGTGCGGACGACGCGCTCGCGGCCGCGACCGGCACCCGGATGCGCCACGACGCGACCAGCGCGGCCCGCTGGGACGCCGCCGCCCGCCGGAGCGCGTCCGCACTGGCCGCCGCGCTGCGGGCCGGACGGGCCCGGCGCCGCGAGGCCCTGGCCGCGCTGGACGCGAAGGCGCTGGTCCGGGCGCTGCCGCTGTGGGTCGGCACGGTCACGGACGCGGAGGATCTGCTGCCGGCCGTACCGGCGCTGTTCGATCTGGTCATCCTGGACGAGGCCGCGCACATCGACCAGCTCCGGGCCGCGCCGGTGCTGGCCCGCGCCCGCGCCGCGCTGGTCGTCGGCGACCCGCGCCAGCTGCGCTTCGTCTCCTTCGTCGGCGACGCGGACGTGGCCGTGACGCTCGCGGCCCACGGCCTCGGGGGATACGCGGACCGCCTGGACCTCCGCCGGATCAGCGCGTTCGACCTGGCCGCCGGCGCGACCGCGGTGACCGTGCTGGACGAGCACTACCGGTCGGTGCCGCACCTGATCGAGTTCTCCGCGCGGCGCTTCTACGACGACCGGATCGCGCTGGTCACCCGCCATCCGCGCACCGAGGGCACGGACGCGGTCGAGGTTCGCCGGGTCACGCCGGAGAGCGAGGTCGAGGCCGTGGTCGCGGAGGTCCGCGCGCTCTCCGGCGAGACCAGCGTCGGGGTGATCACGCCGTTCCGCGCGCACGCGGACGCGCTGGAGGCCGCGCTGCTGACCGCGTTCGGCGTGGACGAGATCGAGGCGATGGGGCTGCGGGTCGGCACGGTGCACGCGTTCCAGGGCGCGGAGGCGGACGTGGTGGTCGCGTCGCTCGGGCTCTCCGACGCGGATCCGGCGTCCCGGCACCGGTTCGCCGCGGACCCGAACCTGTTCAACGTGCTGATCACCCGGGCCCGCCGCCGCCTGATCGTGCTGACCGCGCAGGAGCGGCCGGCCGGACTGCTCGGCGACTTCCTGCGGTACGCCGCGGAGCCGCCCCGCCCGGCGCACGCGCCGCCGGACGCGGCGAAGGGCTGGGCCGCCCGGCTCGGCCGTGAGCTGGCCGAGTCCGGCGTGCCGGTGCGCGCGGACTACCCGGCCGGCCGGTGGAGCGTGGACCTGTGCGCGGGTGAGACCGGCCTGATCTGCCGGGTGCACCCGGACGGCCCGGCCGCGCACATCGAACGGCAGCGCACGCTGCGGCGCGCGGGCTGGCGGCTGCTCGACGCGTTCCCCACCCGCTGGGACGGCAACGCCGCCCGCGCCGCCCTGGACCTGGCCGCGCCGGCGCCCTGA
- a CDS encoding ATP-binding protein: MPDLIPRHAQALVNDALADTRVILVNGARQSGKSTLARLATAQNPATIMRLLDDPVTLLAAQDDPTSFVDHDGLMVIDEVQLAPDLLRPIKLKVDLNTRPGQFILTGSSRVLALRSLPDALPGRMEIIELWPLSQGEISGGPDRFIDAAFAHGSQIDHTSEWRRKDYLARAVVGGFPEAIRRTDRRRAAFFDSYLATLIERDVLELASIERRGEMFRLLSLLAGRVGNLLVPGTLAGQSGIPRTTLTRYLELLASVFLIKSVPAWSSNITQRAVGTRKLAFVDTGVACHLIGQDLARLNDPGGAAGPIIENLVLMELARQLTWSDQRARLSHFRTKDGVEVDAVLETPDGRVVGIEVKAGANVRTEDLRGLRLLADTVGDQFIAGYVLYTGQQTLPFGDKIRAVPLDALWRVAP, translated from the coding sequence ATGCCCGACCTCATCCCCCGCCACGCTCAAGCCCTGGTGAACGATGCTCTTGCCGACACCCGGGTGATTCTTGTCAACGGCGCGCGACAGTCCGGCAAGAGCACCCTTGCTCGGCTGGCGACGGCACAGAATCCCGCGACGATCATGCGACTGCTCGACGACCCGGTGACCTTGCTCGCCGCGCAGGATGACCCGACGTCTTTCGTCGATCACGACGGGCTGATGGTGATCGACGAGGTGCAGCTGGCACCTGACCTGTTGAGGCCCATCAAGCTCAAGGTCGACCTCAACACTCGTCCAGGACAGTTCATTCTGACCGGATCGTCCCGAGTGCTGGCACTACGGTCGCTGCCGGATGCCCTTCCCGGTCGCATGGAGATCATCGAGTTGTGGCCGCTGTCCCAGGGCGAAATAAGTGGTGGCCCGGATCGGTTCATCGATGCTGCGTTCGCCCACGGCTCACAGATTGATCACACGTCGGAGTGGCGCCGGAAGGACTACCTGGCGCGGGCGGTCGTCGGCGGTTTTCCCGAGGCCATCCGTCGGACGGACCGCCGCAGGGCGGCCTTCTTCGACTCGTACCTGGCCACGTTGATCGAACGGGACGTTCTCGAGCTGGCGAGCATTGAACGGCGCGGCGAGATGTTCCGGCTCCTCTCACTCCTGGCCGGCCGGGTCGGCAACCTCCTCGTGCCCGGCACGCTGGCCGGCCAGTCCGGTATCCCGCGCACCACGCTGACCCGCTATCTCGAACTGCTGGCCTCGGTGTTCTTGATCAAAAGCGTTCCGGCCTGGTCGTCGAATATCACCCAGCGTGCGGTCGGCACACGGAAACTTGCGTTCGTCGACACCGGCGTCGCATGCCACCTGATCGGCCAAGACCTCGCCCGCCTCAACGACCCGGGCGGCGCGGCCGGACCGATCATCGAGAACTTGGTCCTCATGGAGCTGGCCCGCCAGCTCACCTGGAGCGATCAGCGGGCACGACTGAGTCACTTTCGCACCAAGGACGGGGTCGAGGTCGACGCGGTGCTGGAGACACCGGACGGCCGCGTCGTCGGCATCGAGGTGAAGGCCGGCGCGAACGTTCGCACCGAGGATCTGCGCGGCCTCCGCCTGCTCGCCGACACGGTGGGTGACCAATTCATCGCGGGCTACGTGCTCTACACCGGCCAGCAGACGCTCCCGTTCGGCGACAAGATCCGGGCCGTGCCGCTGGACGCCCTGTGGCGTGTCGCTCCCTGA